From a single Nissabacter sp. SGAir0207 genomic region:
- a CDS encoding DUF1097 domain-containing protein, giving the protein MNVLLAIALTTGVLSGVWGWVAISLGLLSWAGFLGCTAYFACPQGGVRGLALTGLTTASGVFWARMIIDGAAFQPEWALLGYLLTGVVAFLMCIQAAHRWLAFVPGTFIGACATFAGQGDWRLVLPSLLLGAVFGYAMKNSGLWLAARSGKTGVPKAAKTDP; this is encoded by the coding sequence ATGAACGTACTTCTCGCAATTGCATTGACCACCGGGGTGCTCTCGGGCGTATGGGGCTGGGTGGCGATCTCTCTGGGGTTGTTGAGCTGGGCCGGGTTCTTGGGGTGTACGGCTTACTTTGCCTGCCCGCAGGGCGGGGTGCGGGGGCTGGCGCTGACCGGCCTGACCACCGCCAGCGGTGTGTTCTGGGCGCGAATGATCATTGATGGCGCGGCCTTCCAGCCGGAGTGGGCGCTGCTGGGCTACCTGCTCACCGGCGTGGTGGCGTTTTTGATGTGTATACAGGCGGCCCACCGCTGGCTGGCGTTTGTGCCGGGCACCTTTATTGGCGCGTGCGCGACCTTCGCCGGGCAGGGCGACTGGCGGTTGGTGTTGCCCTCCCTGCTGCTCGGCGCGGTGTTCGGTTATGCGATGAAAAACAGCGGGCTGTGGCTGGCGGCGCGCAGTGGCAAAACAGGGGTGCCGAAGGCGGCGAAAACCGATCCCTGA
- a CDS encoding VENN motif pre-toxin domain-containing protein, with amino-acid sequence MLAERQQGNALAGATGAGLAAGGEEYLASQLYPGKNPSSLSEAEKQTVAALTTLTSHQTQPLQQHPQRPSPKRDTDHTYNEIIETRILIK; translated from the coding sequence GTGCTGGCTGAACGGCAACAGGGCAACGCACTGGCCGGAGCCACCGGTGCCGGCCTCGCCGCCGGCGGCGAGGAGTATCTGGCAAGCCAACTCTACCCCGGCAAGAACCCGTCCAGCCTGAGCGAAGCAGAGAAGCAGACCGTCGCCGCCCTCACCACCCTCACTAGCCACCAAACCCAGCCCCTCCAGCAACACCCCCAACGCCCATCACCCAAACGTGATACAGATCACACTTACAATGAAATAATAGAAACACGCATACTCATTAAGTGA
- a CDS encoding VENN motif pre-toxin domain-containing protein — protein sequence METRQLIAELGTQVSDILRTEGKLAAQTAVNDPTRRAEAEAALRAEGIIPTGEAISQRAYELAQREYGTGSRAQQLTQAITAAMQGALSGDIGSALGGAAAPYVAEYVKTHTDAGAERIISHAVAGAVLAELQQGNALAGATGAGFAAGGAEYLANQLYPGKSPSSLSEAEKQTVAALTTLAASIAGGDLAAAVDGGKAGRNEVENNLFNQGMQSVINAQGSLWTNTDNQMDGNGKQIKSLTYEEKKALSKKIATGDLPEGANIAKAIVDGYEDGVLIAGATYLGPATSISKMIAGGLIAEGANGYFQWGSLNQPGNESGSWNYKSSAAAFAGGMLAPGRGIAANIGINMGGAWFSDGLDLNSQSGAFWGSVASSAFVKFISLGIDEVIGKELPGIAYDMGGACYFEYTNEVVKDVLNGTGDK from the coding sequence ATGGAGACGCGGCAGCTGATAGCGGAGCTGGGCACCCAGGTCAGCGATATCCTGCGCACCGAGGGCAAGCTGGCAGCGCAGACGGCGGTAAACGACCCCACCCGACGGGCCGAGGCCGAAGCGGCACTGCGGGCAGAGGGCATTATCCCGACCGGCGAGGCCATCAGCCAGCGCGCCTATGAGCTGGCGCAGCGGGAGTACGGCACTGGCAGCCGGGCGCAGCAACTGACGCAGGCCATCACCGCCGCGATGCAGGGCGCGTTGAGCGGGGATATCGGCAGCGCACTGGGCGGTGCGGCCGCGCCGTATGTGGCGGAGTATGTCAAAACCCACACCGACGCCGGGGCTGAACGCATCATCAGCCACGCAGTGGCAGGTGCCGTGCTGGCCGAACTGCAACAGGGCAATGCACTGGCCGGAGCCACCGGTGCCGGCTTCGCCGCTGGCGGCGCGGAGTATCTGGCAAACCAGCTCTACCCCGGCAAGAGCCCGTCGAGCCTGAGCGAAGCAGAGAAGCAGACCGTCGCCGCCCTCACCACCCTCGCCGCCAGCATCGCCGGCGGCGACCTTGCCGCCGCCGTGGACGGCGGCAAGGCGGGAAGAAATGAGGTGGAGAATAACCTGTTCAATCAGGGTATGCAGTCCGTAATAAATGCTCAAGGTTCACTATGGACAAATACAGATAATCAAATGGATGGGAATGGCAAGCAGATTAAATCACTAACTTATGAAGAGAAAAAAGCACTTTCTAAGAAAATAGCCACCGGTGATTTACCCGAGGGGGCCAATATCGCGAAAGCTATAGTGGATGGGTATGAGGATGGGGTGCTGATCGCAGGTGCAACTTACCTTGGGCCAGCGACATCAATAAGTAAAATGATAGCAGGCGGCCTTATCGCTGAAGGAGCTAATGGCTATTTCCAATGGGGTAGTTTAAATCAACCAGGTAATGAAAGTGGAAGCTGGAATTATAAAAGCAGTGCAGCAGCGTTTGCTGGCGGCATGTTAGCACCGGGAAGAGGGATTGCAGCCAACATTGGTATTAATATGGGAGGAGCATGGTTCTCTGATGGTCTAGATTTAAATTCACAATCGGGGGCTTTTTGGGGTTCTGTAGCTAGTAGTGCATTTGTTAAATTTATATCTTTGGGTATCGATGAAGTAATAGGTAAAGAGTTACCCGGTATTGCTTATGACATGGGTGGAGCTTGCTACTTTGAATATACTAATGAAGTGGTTAAAGATGTCCTCAATGGAACTGGAGATAAATGA
- the elaB gene encoding stress response protein ElaB, with protein sequence MATTADPKQSELPEEPQTSLDDDLKMLSDTLEEVLSSSGDKADQKYIEIKHRAEEALHKVKKRLSAKSDAAYYKAKQAACSADSYVHEKPWHAVGMGAAAGMILGLLMRR encoded by the coding sequence ATGGCGACTACCGCAGATCCAAAACAGTCTGAGCTTCCGGAAGAACCTCAAACTTCCCTTGATGACGATCTGAAGATGCTGTCGGATACGTTGGAAGAGGTGCTCTCTTCATCCGGTGACAAGGCAGACCAGAAGTACATCGAAATCAAGCACCGTGCCGAAGAGGCGCTGCATAAGGTGAAAAAACGCCTGAGCGCCAAATCTGACGCCGCATACTACAAGGCGAAACAGGCGGCATGCAGTGCAGACAGCTACGTGCACGAGAAACCGTGGCATGCCGTGGGTATGGGCGCCGCAGCCGGGATGATCCTCGGCCTGCTGATGCGTCGCTAG
- a CDS encoding hemagglutinin repeat-containing protein, giving the protein MNKHCYRIIFNRQRGMLMVVPEIAHSGQGKSGRPRGARPSAHPLLAVLRPLRLALWGALGMALLSPAQAALVADGSAPGNQRPTIINSANGTPQVNIQTPSAAGVSRNRFSEFNVDGKGAILNNSHAATQTQLGGLVTGNPWLARGEAKVILNEVNARDPSQLNGYIEVAGRQAQVVIANPAGITCEGCGFINANRATLTTGQPQWQEGALSGYQVNGGEIAIQGRGLDSSGQSYTDLIARSVKVNAGVWAQDLRVTAGANQVDAAHERVTAQSGSAPGRPTVAIDVAQLGGMYANKIRLIGTEQGVGVRNAGLIGAAAGEVHISADGRIENSGSLSGQGINLTAQETLNSGTLYSEQALAVRSQQITNQGTLAAAGNAMLQGGTLVNQAGGVMAAGMAAEGTLTSAGNLTLTAEGQLTSHGSVLAGGALTLTGDALDLSQGQGYGQSVDLTARQGEIVTRDANIEAAGTLRATTRQTLRNDGGTLQADTLQLTADRLSNQHGSVRQFGDGDLRLAHQDGIDNRGGTLASNGQNLLLSTETFDNTGGSLLHAGSGLLTVTTGTLTGAQGEIITNGELRLSGNRLGLDGATTGARRIDLSANTFSHQGGLMQAEEAFSLAVRDQLDNHGGTLATAGALTVVSGALDNQNGVMQGGQVAITSAAALNNQQGQIAAEGALTLDAQGLDNHAGMITADRATLALHQQALDNRAGTLAASGDLTLDSGRLDNSAGLIQAGRDLTLNTHGQQVINRDNGTQGGLIAQGTLRLEGGDLDNTGGLIGAQQISLSGGHLTNAQGQLGAASELSLMVGDLDNYGGTVSAGERLTLSAHTVDNRAGTLLGKDTTLTTADVDNRGGVVAALAALTLNSAALNNADGGLIQSGGALHLDTHGHALNNARSGTQGGIISQGDLTVHSGTLDNQQGAIIANGQLALTTLGLLNDNGLVAGLSGLEATTGAVSNHAGAIQSGGALYWQAAGQRIDNQEGLISAANALSIIALELVNLSGEVLSGGALAVEAAALTNRDGLIASQGNGTLHSEVLDNHAGAVQSVGDLVLEVQGDFTNEGTLQANGDLALSSGGTVTNTALIAAGQQLALSATALDNQQGGEISGGQIDLRAGQSITNRGLIDGLWTRLSSQTLTNIGSGRIYGDHLSLQAEVLNNLAEGGSAATLAARERLDLGVDTLNNREHGLIYSGGDLAIGGTLDEHGLATGSARRVNNVSATIESASNLWLDVATLNNLNDHFATEVVQVSQDHIEEYFVVDYEDLIYGPDEVRIKNKEVDFLITKDFPTTATDKNDHWVHRDYILTVDETRITESDPAVIRAGGDLSIHGQQVLNDKSQIIAGGTLSIDAGTLDNVEVAGERITTRDGWAETFWRIRDRGGDNQGHSKKALPDAPVIEAITLRPGSIEEHASAGGERPAIDRLTPGSVANPALGPLDGAGWQSLDGGVRVPPGKTFEVPAAPQNGSASVVRITGPETRLPDSSLFHILPASDADYLVETDPRFTNQQAWLSSDYMLAAFQSDPDRTLKRLGDGYYEQKLVRDQVAALTGQRYLSGYTSDEEQYRALMNAGIAFGQQYQLTPGVALTAEQMGQLTQDIVWMVAQPVTLADGSVQQVLVPQVYAHVQPGDVQGSGALLAGRDVNINLSGDFNNSGRVLASQSATLVADNITNRGGTLYADTLALQARTDINHLGGLIGGEQGLTVVAGRDIHAMTGTRSAASAGGDFATTTLDRLAAFQVTEGDMLLQAGRDLTLTAAQITNQGAQGQTQLQAGRDLRLDTVTTAAHEQLNFSADQRHGQSSSQQVGSTLAVAGDLALIAGRDMALQAASATAGGTLALAAGNDLSITHGERQSHVESYSKVTGSNGIASRTTQETHATRDTLTAQGSLISGDRVLMQAGHDLTLQASNVVADRDLVLLAGNALSLTTATEHDLQTREQREEKSGLMGSGGIGFTLGRQSSVLDTLSDSQYETGSTLGSLNGNVTLNAGGALTARAADLMAAGDLTLAGDSVTLEAGVTRQHSEQHYEMSQSGLSVALSGSVGSAINSGFQTAQAADDNGNSRLAALQAMKAGLTGYQAYQATQLAGNNSGENSFVGMAVSLGSQQSESHQTYDQRITQGSALTAGGDLHILARDGDIVAQGAAMQAGHDLTLQASDNISLLAAQNSQTMRGESSSHGGRIGASIGLSGNGGGVSLFADASASQGQQAGNGTTWTESTAQAGNRLAFIAGQDVTLAGAQASGTRILADIGGDLSLISLQDSDRYQSDQRSLAAGLSAGSTGGGGYISAGRQQMDSDYLSVAEQSGLFAGTGGFDLRVGGHTQLEGAVIDSRALPALNQLETGSLGWRDLTNRAEFEAQSQGAGFSSSGSIGQQFTGNMANTLLNGGSQSGEAQSSSRAAIADGTLTVHDGSGLDISRDTAHSHERLSPIFDAEQEQARMEARQLIAELGTQVSDILRTEGKLAAQTAVNDPTRRAEAEAALRAEGIIPTGEAISQRAYELAQREYGTGSRAQQLTQAITAAMQGALSGDIGSALGGAAAPYVAEYVKTHTDAGAERIISHAVAGAVLAELQQGNALAGATGAGLAAGGAEYLANQLYPGKSPSSLSEAEKQTVAALTTLAASIAGGLTGGDLAAAVDGGRAGRNEVENNALGKAITTGCSLIPSCKSKLAGQLLEIGVKAGLTGVVVNEIAGNISSEDLDHLITLQMMGNDELTSKYLSSLQDKYAPSHTGGNQLPETLPSHTGNNTGSMDAGPSHTGNDNNHIDSDPNNTGNIDGLPDAGVNTTVTPIPDGPNKDDIAYLTLKGKEAQDAASNLGFDRRIPPQKAPFNSHGQPVFYDGKNYITPDIDSHNVTNGWKMFNSKGKRIGTYDSELNKIKD; this is encoded by the coding sequence ATGAACAAACACTGTTACCGCATCATTTTTAACCGTCAGCGCGGCATGTTGATGGTGGTGCCGGAGATTGCCCACAGCGGGCAGGGCAAGTCAGGGCGGCCGCGTGGCGCGCGCCCCTCTGCACATCCGCTGTTGGCGGTGCTACGCCCGCTCCGGCTGGCGCTATGGGGCGCACTGGGCATGGCGCTGCTCTCTCCCGCGCAGGCAGCGCTGGTGGCAGATGGCAGCGCGCCCGGCAACCAGCGGCCCACCATTATCAACAGCGCCAACGGGACGCCACAGGTCAATATCCAGACCCCCAGTGCGGCGGGGGTGTCGCGCAACCGCTTCAGCGAATTCAACGTGGATGGCAAGGGCGCGATCCTCAATAACAGCCATGCCGCCACCCAGACGCAGTTGGGCGGGCTGGTGACCGGCAACCCCTGGCTGGCGCGCGGCGAGGCAAAGGTAATTCTCAATGAGGTCAACGCGCGCGATCCCAGCCAACTGAACGGCTATATCGAAGTCGCTGGCCGACAGGCGCAGGTGGTGATCGCCAACCCGGCTGGCATCACCTGTGAGGGCTGCGGCTTTATCAACGCCAACCGCGCCACCCTCACCACCGGCCAGCCGCAGTGGCAGGAGGGGGCGCTGAGCGGCTATCAGGTCAATGGCGGCGAGATCGCCATCCAGGGGCGCGGGCTGGACAGCAGCGGGCAAAGCTATACCGACCTGATCGCTCGCTCGGTGAAGGTCAACGCTGGCGTCTGGGCGCAGGATCTACGCGTCACGGCCGGGGCCAATCAGGTGGATGCGGCGCACGAGCGCGTCACGGCGCAATCGGGCAGCGCGCCGGGGCGTCCGACGGTGGCGATTGACGTGGCGCAGCTTGGCGGCATGTATGCCAACAAAATCCGTTTGATTGGCACCGAACAGGGCGTCGGGGTACGCAACGCCGGGCTGATTGGCGCGGCGGCGGGCGAGGTGCACATCTCTGCCGACGGGCGTATCGAAAACAGCGGCAGCCTCAGCGGTCAGGGCATAAATCTCACCGCGCAGGAGACGCTGAACAGCGGCACTCTCTACAGTGAGCAGGCGCTAGCGGTTCGCAGCCAACAGATCACCAATCAGGGCACGCTGGCAGCGGCCGGGAATGCCATGTTGCAAGGTGGCACGTTGGTCAATCAGGCCGGGGGCGTAATGGCCGCTGGCATGGCGGCAGAGGGTACGCTGACCTCAGCGGGCAACCTGACCCTCACTGCCGAGGGCCAACTCACCAGCCACGGCAGCGTGCTGGCGGGCGGCGCGCTGACGCTCACCGGCGATGCGCTGGATCTCAGCCAGGGGCAGGGGTATGGCCAGTCGGTGGATCTCACTGCCCGGCAGGGGGAGATTGTCACCCGCGACGCCAACATTGAGGCGGCTGGCACCCTGCGCGCCACCACCCGCCAGACCCTGCGCAATGATGGCGGCACCTTGCAGGCAGATACCCTGCAACTTACAGCGGATCGCCTCTCCAACCAGCACGGCAGCGTTCGCCAGTTCGGCGACGGTGACCTGCGGCTGGCGCATCAGGACGGCATTGATAACCGGGGCGGCACCCTCGCCAGCAACGGCCAGAACCTTCTCCTCTCCACCGAAACCTTTGACAACACCGGCGGTAGCCTGCTCCATGCGGGCAGCGGCCTGCTCACCGTCACCACCGGGACACTCACCGGCGCGCAGGGTGAAATCATCACCAATGGCGAGCTGCGCCTCTCCGGCAATAGGCTGGGGCTGGATGGCGCCACCACCGGTGCACGGCGCATTGACCTGAGCGCCAATACGTTCAGCCATCAGGGCGGCCTGATGCAGGCGGAAGAGGCGTTTTCGCTGGCGGTGCGTGACCAGCTCGACAACCACGGCGGCACCCTCGCCACCGCTGGGGCGCTGACCGTAGTGAGCGGCGCACTGGATAACCAGAACGGCGTGATGCAGGGCGGGCAGGTAGCGATCACCTCGGCCGCCGCCCTCAACAACCAGCAGGGACAGATCGCGGCGGAGGGCGCGCTGACCCTCGACGCGCAGGGGCTGGATAACCACGCTGGCATGATAACCGCCGACCGCGCCACGCTGGCACTGCACCAGCAGGCGCTGGATAACCGCGCTGGCACTCTGGCCGCCAGCGGGGATCTTACGCTGGATAGTGGCCGCCTCGACAACAGCGCCGGGCTGATTCAGGCCGGGCGTGATCTCACCCTCAACACCCACGGCCAGCAGGTAATCAACCGAGACAACGGCACGCAGGGCGGCCTGATTGCGCAGGGCACCTTGCGGCTGGAGGGGGGCGATCTGGACAATACCGGTGGCCTGATTGGCGCGCAGCAGATCAGCCTGAGCGGCGGGCACCTCACCAACGCGCAGGGGCAACTGGGCGCGGCGAGCGAGCTGTCGCTGATGGTGGGCGATCTTGATAATTATGGCGGTACCGTGAGCGCTGGCGAGCGCCTGACCCTCTCCGCGCACACGGTGGATAACCGGGCAGGCACCCTGCTCGGCAAGGACACCACGCTCACTACCGCCGATGTCGATAACCGTGGCGGCGTGGTGGCGGCGCTGGCTGCCCTGACCCTCAACAGCGCTGCGCTAAATAACGCCGACGGCGGCCTGATCCAGAGCGGCGGCGCGCTCCATCTCGACACCCACGGCCACGCGCTCAACAACGCCCGCAGTGGCACACAGGGCGGCATCATTAGCCAGGGCGATCTCACGGTGCACAGCGGCACACTGGATAACCAGCAGGGCGCGATTATCGCCAATGGCCAGTTGGCCCTCACTACTCTCGGTTTGCTGAATGATAACGGGCTGGTGGCTGGGCTGTCGGGGCTGGAGGCTACCACCGGGGCGGTGAGCAACCATGCCGGGGCCATCCAGTCGGGCGGCGCGCTCTACTGGCAGGCGGCGGGGCAACGTATTGACAACCAAGAGGGGCTGATCAGCGCGGCGAATGCCCTCTCGATCATCGCCCTCGAGCTGGTCAACCTCAGCGGCGAGGTGCTCTCCGGCGGGGCGCTGGCGGTAGAGGCCGCCGCCCTCACCAACCGCGACGGGCTGATCGCCAGCCAGGGCAATGGCACGCTGCACAGCGAGGTGCTGGATAACCACGCCGGGGCGGTGCAGTCAGTCGGCGATCTGGTGCTGGAGGTGCAGGGCGACTTCACCAACGAAGGCACCTTGCAGGCCAATGGCGACCTGGCCCTCAGCAGCGGCGGCACCGTCACCAACACCGCACTGATTGCCGCTGGCCAGCAACTGGCCCTCTCCGCCACCGCGCTGGACAACCAGCAGGGCGGCGAGATCAGCGGCGGCCAGATCGACCTGCGTGCCGGGCAGTCCATCACCAACCGTGGCCTGATTGATGGCCTCTGGACGCGCCTCAGCAGCCAGACCCTCACCAACATTGGCAGCGGCCGCATCTACGGTGACCACCTCAGCCTGCAGGCCGAGGTACTCAATAACCTCGCCGAAGGCGGCAGCGCCGCCACATTGGCCGCCCGCGAGCGGCTGGATCTGGGCGTCGATACCCTCAACAACCGCGAACATGGGCTGATCTACAGCGGCGGCGATCTGGCGATAGGCGGCACGCTGGATGAGCACGGGCTGGCGACCGGCTCAGCGCGGCGGGTTAACAACGTCAGCGCCACCATTGAGTCAGCCAGCAACCTGTGGCTGGACGTGGCGACGCTCAACAACCTGAATGATCACTTTGCCACCGAGGTAGTGCAGGTGTCACAGGATCATATCGAAGAGTACTTTGTGGTGGACTATGAGGATCTCATCTATGGGCCGGATGAGGTGCGCATCAAAAATAAGGAGGTCGATTTCCTGATCACCAAGGATTTCCCGACCACCGCCACCGACAAAAACGACCATTGGGTGCACCGCGACTACATCCTCACGGTGGATGAGACGCGCATCACCGAGAGCGATCCGGCGGTGATCCGCGCCGGCGGCGATCTCTCGATTCACGGCCAGCAGGTGCTGAATGACAAGAGCCAGATTATCGCGGGCGGCACCCTCTCGATTGATGCCGGTACGCTCGATAACGTCGAGGTGGCTGGCGAGCGCATTACCACCCGCGATGGCTGGGCCGAGACCTTCTGGCGCATCCGCGATCGCGGTGGTGATAATCAGGGGCACAGCAAAAAAGCGCTTCCCGATGCGCCGGTGATAGAGGCGATCACCCTGCGTCCGGGCAGCATTGAGGAGCACGCCAGCGCGGGCGGTGAACGCCCGGCGATTGACCGCCTCACCCCCGGCAGCGTGGCTAACCCGGCGCTGGGGCCACTGGATGGGGCTGGCTGGCAGTCACTGGACGGCGGCGTGCGGGTGCCGCCGGGCAAGACGTTCGAGGTGCCCGCCGCGCCACAAAACGGCAGCGCCAGCGTGGTGCGCATCACCGGCCCGGAGACGCGCCTGCCCGACAGCAGCCTGTTCCACATTCTGCCCGCCAGTGACGCGGACTATCTGGTGGAGACCGATCCGCGCTTCACCAACCAGCAGGCGTGGCTCAGCTCTGACTATATGCTGGCCGCCTTCCAGAGCGATCCCGACCGCACCCTCAAGCGGCTGGGGGATGGCTACTACGAGCAAAAATTGGTGCGCGATCAGGTGGCAGCGCTGACCGGCCAGCGTTATCTGTCAGGCTATACCAGCGACGAAGAGCAATACCGGGCGCTGATGAACGCTGGCATCGCCTTTGGTCAGCAGTACCAGTTGACACCGGGAGTGGCACTGACCGCCGAACAGATGGGCCAGCTCACGCAGGACATCGTCTGGATGGTGGCGCAGCCGGTCACCCTGGCGGATGGCAGCGTGCAGCAGGTACTGGTGCCGCAGGTCTATGCCCATGTCCAGCCGGGCGATGTGCAGGGCAGCGGCGCGTTGCTGGCCGGACGCGACGTCAACATCAACCTCAGCGGCGATTTCAATAACAGTGGCCGGGTACTGGCATCTCAGTCGGCCACACTGGTCGCTGACAACATCACCAACCGGGGCGGCACCCTGTATGCCGACACGCTGGCGTTGCAGGCGCGCACGGACATCAACCATCTGGGCGGGTTGATCGGTGGTGAACAGGGGCTGACGGTGGTGGCTGGCCGCGATATCCATGCCATGACCGGCACCCGCAGCGCCGCCAGCGCCGGGGGCGACTTTGCCACCACCACCCTCGATCGGCTGGCCGCGTTTCAGGTCACAGAGGGCGACATGCTGTTGCAGGCCGGGCGTGACCTGACCCTGACAGCAGCGCAGATCACCAACCAAGGCGCGCAGGGGCAGACCCAGCTTCAGGCGGGGCGCGATCTGAGGCTGGATACCGTGACCACCGCCGCGCATGAGCAACTCAACTTTAGCGCGGATCAGCGGCATGGGCAGTCCAGTTCGCAGCAGGTGGGTAGCACGCTGGCGGTGGCGGGCGATCTGGCTTTGATAGCCGGGCGCGACATGGCCCTTCAAGCGGCCAGCGCCACCGCAGGCGGCACACTGGCGCTGGCGGCGGGCAACGATCTCAGCATCACCCACGGCGAGCGGCAGAGCCACGTCGAGTCCTACAGCAAGGTCACGGGCAGCAACGGTATCGCCTCACGTACCACTCAGGAGACCCACGCCACCCGCGACACTCTCACCGCGCAGGGCAGCCTGATCAGCGGCGACCGGGTGCTGATGCAGGCCGGGCATGATTTGACGCTGCAAGCCAGCAACGTGGTGGCTGACCGCGATCTGGTGCTCTTGGCGGGCAACGCGCTCAGCCTGACCACGGCCACGGAGCATGACCTCCAGACCCGCGAGCAGCGCGAGGAGAAGTCCGGCCTGATGGGCAGCGGCGGCATTGGCTTCACCCTTGGCCGCCAGAGCAGCGTGCTCGACACGCTCAGCGACAGCCAGTATGAAACAGGCAGCACCCTGGGCAGCCTGAACGGCAACGTCACGCTGAACGCCGGGGGGGCGCTCACTGCCCGCGCCGCCGATCTGATGGCGGCGGGCGACCTGACGCTGGCTGGCGACAGCGTCACGCTGGAGGCGGGAGTGACGCGCCAGCACAGCGAGCAGCACTATGAGATGAGCCAGAGCGGGCTGTCGGTGGCGCTCTCCGGCAGCGTCGGTTCGGCGATCAACAGCGGTTTCCAGACCGCGCAGGCGGCAGACGACAACGGCAACAGCCGACTGGCGGCGCTTCAAGCGATGAAGGCCGGGCTGACCGGTTATCAGGCCTATCAGGCGACGCAACTGGCGGGCAACAACAGCGGCGAGAACAGCTTTGTCGGCATGGCGGTGTCGCTGGGCAGCCAGCAGAGCGAGTCCCATCAGACCTACGACCAGCGCATCACGCAGGGCAGCGCCCTGACAGCTGGTGGCGACCTGCACATTCTGGCGCGCGACGGCGACATTGTGGCGCAGGGCGCGGCCATGCAGGCCGGCCATGACCTGACGCTACAGGCCAGCGACAACATCAGCTTGCTGGCCGCCCAAAACAGCCAGACGATGCGCGGCGAGAGCAGCAGCCACGGCGGCCGCATCGGTGCCAGCATTGGCCTGAGCGGTAACGGCGGCGGCGTGAGCCTGTTTGCTGACGCCAGCGCCTCGCAGGGGCAGCAGGCGGGCAACGGCACCACCTGGACGGAGAGCACGGCACAGGCGGGCAACCGGCTCGCCTTCATCGCCGGGCAGGACGTGACGCTGGCTGGCGCTCAGGCCAGCGGCACCCGCATTCTGGCTGACATCGGCGGCGACCTGAGCCTGATTAGCCTGCAAGACAGCGACCGCTACCAGAGCGACCAACGCAGCCTGGCCGCCGGCCTCAGCGCCGGGAGCACGGGCGGCGGCGGGTACATCAGCGCCGGGCGGCAGCAGATGGACTCTGACTACCTGAGCGTGGCGGAGCAGAGCGGGCTGTTTGCCGGCACCGGTGGCTTTGACCTGCGGGTCGGCGGCCACACCCAGTTGGAGGGGGCGGTGATTGACTCCCGCGCCCTGCCAGCGCTGAACCAGCTGGAGACCGGCTCACTGGGCTGGCGCGACCTCACCAACCGGGCAGAGTTTGAGGCGCAGAGTCAGGGGGCAGGGTTCAGCAGCAGCGGCAGCATCGGCCAGCAGTTCACCGGCAACATGGCGAACACGCTGCTTAACGGCGGCAGCCAGAGCGGGGAGGCGCAGAGCAGCAGCCGGGCGGCCATCGCCGACGGCACGCTGACGGTGCATGACGGCAGCGGGCTGGACATCAGCCGCGACACTGCGCACAGCCATGAGCGGCTGTCGCCCATCTTTGACGCAGAGCAGGAGCAGGCGCGCATGGAGGCGCGGCAGCTGATAGCGGAGCTGGGCACCCAGGTCAGCGATATCCTGCGCACCGAGGGCAAGCTGGCGGCGCAGACGGCGGTAAACGACCCCACCCGACGGGCCGAGGCCGAAGCGGCACTGCGGGCAGAGGGCATTATCCCGACCGGCGAGGCCATCAGCCAGCGCGCCTATGAGCTGGCGCAGCGGGAGTACGGCACTGGCAGCCGGGCGCAGCAACTGACGCAGGCCATCACCGCCGCGATGCAGGGTGCGTTGAGCGGGGATATCGGCAGCGCACTGGGCGGCGCAGCGGCTCCGTATGTGGCGGAGTATGTCAAAACCCACACCGACGCCGGAGCCGAGCGCATCATCAGCCACGCAGTGGCAGGTGCCGTGCTGGCCGAACTGCAACAGGGCAACGCACTGGCCGGAGCCACCGGTGCCGGCCTCGCCGCCGGCGGCGCGGAGTATCTGGCAAACCAGCTCTACCCCGGCAAGAGCCCGTCGAGCCTGAGCGAAGCAGAGAAGCAGACCGTCGCCGCCCTCACCACCCTCGCCGCCAGCATCGCCGGCGGCCTGACCGGAGGCGACCTTGCCGCCGCCGTAGACGGCGGCAGGGCGGGAAGGAATGAGGTGGAGAATAATGCATTGGGCAAAGCGATCACCACCGGATGCAGTCTCATTCCGTCCTGTAAGTCAAAATTGGCCGGACAGTTGCTGGAAATAGGGGTGAAGGCTGGTCTTACAGGCGTTGTAGTAAATGAGATCGCGGGAAATATCTCTTCGGAGGATTTGGACCACCTCATCACACTGCAAATGATGGGGAATGATGAGTTAACCAGTAAATATCTCAGCTCGCTTCAGGATAAATATGCGCCTTCCCATACTGGTGGTAACCAGCTACCTGAAACATTGCCCAGTCATACGGGTAATAATACCGGGTCTATGGATGCGGGACCAAGCCATACAGGGAATGATAATAATCATATTGATTCCGATCCGAATAACACTGGTAATATTGATGGCTTGCCAGATGCCGGTGTAAATACTACAGTAACGCCGATCCCTGACGGGCCGAATAAGGATGATATTGCTTATCTGACATTAAAAGGAAAAGAAGCTCAGGATGCTGCAAGCAATTTAGGCTTCGATCGCAGAATCCCACCTCAGAAAGCGCCATTTAATTCACACGGTCAGCCAGTATTTTATGATGGCAAGAACTACATTACTCCTGATATTGATAGCCATAATGTTACTAATGGCTGGAAGATGTTCAACAGTAAAGGTAAGCGTATTGGTACTTACGATAGCGAACTAAACAAGATTAAGGACTAG